From the genome of Hydrogenovibrio kuenenii DSM 12350:
AGGAGTTACTACTGCCATTTTGGAATTCATCCCAAACAAACTTGCCTAGGCCTGGGTTTTGCGCCAACATTTCTGCGGCAATCAATACCATCCAAGCAATCCCTAAAGAAATACGTAGCCCAGTAAACATCATAGGAATTGAACAAGGTAAAACGATCTTGCGAACGTGCGTCCACCAACTCAGCTGCAATACCTGACTAACGTTTTTCAAGTCTTGCGTGACTGTTGCCACACCTGCTGCTGTATTGATAATGGTTGGCCATAGACAACAGAGCAAAACGGTAAACATAGAGTTCAAAAATGCTTTGTCGAACATAGGATCATCGGAAGTATAAACTGCAGATACCACCATCGTTACCAAAGGCAACCATGCCAGCGGAGAGACAGGTTTAAAAATTTGAATCAATGGGTTCATCGCAGAGTAAGCGTTTGAGCTCAGCCCTATAACAATACCAATTGGAATCGCGATCAACGAGGCCAAAATAAAACCACTCATGACCGTAATCAAACTGCGACCGATTTGTTCGAAAAAGGTCGGTGGCCCAACATATTCTCTAATGCGTACTTTGGCATCAGGATTCTTCTCCAAACGTTTTTCATTACGAACTTCTTGTCGCTTGTAAAAAGCCTGTTCCTTTTTTGCTGCAACCTTGGCTTCATCTTGCAAAGCTTCGAACTGCTGAAAAGTTTGAACCGGCCCGGGAAATTGACCTAAAGAGGTGTGAATGTGAGAAGAGGCTCCTTGCCAAATCAACAAGAAAATTAAAATACCGGCGAGAGGCAAACCGATACTACGAATCATCGCATTGATTTGTCCCTTGCGATCCTCTCCGATAATGAGCTTGTAAACCGGCTCAATAAAAGACCATTTAAGTGGATTCATATGCATTCACCTTTGAATAAGTTAATAAAAAAGACATTGTTCGGTCTAACACATCAAGAAGATTGTCCGATAGTAGTAGCGAGTCATCGGTTACCTATCTGTTAAGGAAGCTTAGGTGTTTTCGCAATGCTTCCGAACAATGTCAAAACTGAGTACCTTGTTAAGTAAAAAATAGAGATTAAGGTTTTTGTTTATCTTTCAAACCAATCTTCAAACTGTCGATATAAGCATTTGGTTTTTTCGCATCGTATGGGATGTGATCCATAAAGTCGTTACGAACACCTCGATAGCCATCCGTCTTAAACACAGCTGGATCGAAGTCAGACTTCTTCATCTCACCATCTGCAATCAAAGATTCAACAGCTTTTTTATAGATGTCTGGACGATAAACCTTTTTCGCCATATCTTGATACCAACTATCTGGCTTATACTCTGGAATTTGTCCCCAGCGACGCATCTGCGTCATATACCAAATGGCATCTGAATAATAAGGGTAGGTTGCGTTGTAACGGAAGAAGACGTTGAAGTCAGGCTCTGAACGCTTGTCTCCTTTCTCATACTCGAATGTGCCGGTCATCGAGTTGGCAATGACTTTGTAATCCGCACCAACATAGTTCGGCTGAGACAAGATTTTTACTGCTGCTGGGCGGTTTTTGTTGTTATTTTCATCCAACCAATAGGCTGCACGAATCATTGCTTTAACGATACGAATGGTGGTGTTTGGATATTTTTCATAAAAATCTTCTCTTAGACCAAAGACCTTTTCCGGGTTATTGGTTTCAATAGAGTTATCTGAAATCACAGGCACCCCAATGCCCTTGAATACGGCTTGTTGGTTCCATGGTTCTCCCACACAGTATCCTTCAATCGTGCCGGCTTCCATGGTAGCTGGCATTTGAGGCGGAGGCGTGACCGATAGCAAAACGTCCGCGCCGATGGTTCCTGAGGTATCCCCTTTTTGAGGTGCATACAGACCAGGGTTCAAGCCACCGGCTGCCAACCAATAACGCAACTCGTAGTTATGCGTCGAGACAGGGAATACCATCCCCATTTTGAAAGGTTTACCGGCATCTTTATAGGACTTCACCACAGGCTTCAACGCACTGGCGCTGATTGGGTGAACCGGCTTACCATCTTTCATTGGCACATGCTTTTTCATTGCTGCCCAGGTTTTGTTGGAAACTGTGATTGCATTACCATTCAAATCCATTGAGATAGGCGTAATAATATGCGCTTTCGTACCATAACCGATGGTTGCCGCAATGGGTTGACCTGCCAACATGTGTGCACCGTCCAACTCACCATCAATAACGCGATCTAGCAGTACTTTCCAGTTGGCTTGCGCCTCTAAACTGACATATAGACCTTCATCTTCAAAATAACCTTTCTCGTAGGCGATTGCTAAAGGTGCCATATCCGTTAGCTTGATGAAGCCGAACTTCAAATCTTCTTTTTCTGGTGGCCCTACTTTATCCGCAGCATAAGAAAGCGGTGCATATGCGATGCTAGATAAAGACATTGCTGCAGCGACAGCTAGAGTCGTTTTCTTAAAAAAGTTTCTGCGACTCAACATTTTCGATGTCATGTTCATTTTTGCCATTTCCATTTCCTTTTGAGGTTGTTCCACATGTCTTGCCTGATTCGCCTATAAGACTTCGCTGCCTTTACGCTCGTCTAGTGATCGATTAATCCAGAGCAACAATCACTGAAAAAAAACCAAAAAAAAACGCCCACAGAATCCGTCCGTTTTTCATGACGAGATTCTGTGAGCGTCTATACTCTAAATTAATTTTGATATTTAATAAGAAATCTCTAGGCCAAACTAAATATATACAATATTTACAACAACTTAATAAAATTTAGCTCTAAAATCCTGTGCACTTTTCTTACCATATTTCAGCAATTGCACTCAAATGTGCACCATAATAAATCACTGTTATTGAATTAAATAAGGGCAATTGATTACTTTGCTAATAAAAACAGCACTAATAAAAGCAATATTAATGAAATACTTTTCCAGAATAAAACAGGGTTGCGATCTATTAAGGGGGCTTGTGTCTTATTCAAATATGCTTGGTTGGGGTGACGTAGGTCATAGATAAATTCAGATATTTCTCTGTATCTTTTTTGCGGCTCAGGCTGTAATGCTTTTCTCAAAGCTTCATCTATCCAGATAGGTGAATCCCGGTCTTCTTCAACAACTGAACGGTAGCGCAACTTTCGTTGGTCGGCTTTGGTGCGGGCTTTTGCAACCTGAATGCCATAAGGCAAACGGCCTGATAGCAATTGATAAGTAATCACCGCCAAAGAAAATTGATCGGAACGCGTGCTACCGACATCGCCCAAAAAATATTCTGGCGCAGTGTATTGAGCCGTACCTAACAAATCAGGTTGATTCAGCGGGCTGGTTATTTCTGCTAAGCCAGCGACCCTAGTTGAACCAAAATCAATAATTTTTACCGTGCCTTGCCGGTCGATCATAATATTATTCGGTCGAATGTCTTGATGCAGCATCTCCAAACGATGGAACGCGCGTAGCCCTTTTGCGATCTGCTCAACAATCTTTCTCACTGTTTCAACATCTGGTTTTGGGTTATCCAGCATCCACTGCGCTAAAGTTTGACCTTCGATATATTCCGTCGTGATATAGAGATAATTTCTCTTTCGAGTCTGCACAATTGGTTTTAAAACATTTGCATGTTCAATACGCCGAGCAATCCATTCTTCTAATAAAAATCTTTCCAGGTAGGCGGCATCATCACGTAAATCTATCGACGGTACTTTCAATATAACCTGCTGTTTGCTCTCCAAGTCTCTGGCCAGGAAAACATGGCTGCGACTGCTGTTATGAATATCTCGTAAAATTTCATAACCGTCAAACTGCATTCTTGCCTCTAATTGAGGTGGAAAAGGTAATGCCGTCATTTGCTGGTAGGCTTCACTCTCGTCATAATCGGGCAGATTATCTACCCGAACAATTTGAACAGTGAGGTTGTCATCACTCCCTTTTTGATACGCCTCATCGACAATCTTTTTTGCCGCAATATCCAAATCAACCTCATGCTGTCCAATCAGTTCAACCATTCGCTCATCACTTAAAAACTCATAAACGCCATCAGTGGTGAGAATGAATACGTCTCCTTTATCGAGTACATGAGTTTGATAGTCGATTTCCAACTGATCGTTCACCCCCAAAGCCCGGCTTAAAAAACTCTCTTCGCTTGACAGCCAAGTACGGTGATCTTCAGTTAATTGTTCAAGGGTATTTTGAGTAGCAGCAATACGATAGATACGGCTATCCCCGGCATGGAATAGATGTGCTGTGGTCGATTTGAACACCACACTGCTAAAGGTACAAACAAAGCCTTTGTCCTTGTTATAACGATACTGGCTACGACGTGTTTGTGAAAATAGCCAGGAATTGATGGCTAGCAACACACTTTGTGCCGATGTCTTCACACGCCAGGCTTCTGACGTGCTGAAATAATCCATTAGAAAACCTTTTACGGCTGTTTCACTCGCTATCTGACTGACCTGACTGCTACTGATACCATCCGCCAAAGCGATAACGATGCCTTTGGAACTTAATAAGGGTTCTTCAGGAATAAGACTTCCATAAAAATCCTGATTAAGTGCCTTCCGACCTTTGTCCGAATATTGCCCGATTGAGACGTTGAGTTGCTTTGTCATACAAATAAATAGACCACTCCATAGATGGAGTGGTCATTTAAGCGCTAAACGCTTAGCCTAGATTACGTTCTGGGCTAGTTTTAACGTGCGTGTAGTACAAAGGAAGTGCTACAAACAAGAAACCACCAACCAAATTACCCAGTGCTGTTGGCAACTCGTTCCATAACAAGTAATCCGTTACTGTGAATCCACCGCCCATGATCATTGAGAAAGGGAACAAGAACATGTTTACGATTGAGTGCTCGAAACCCATGAAGAAGAACAGCATGATTGGCATCCACATCGCAATAATCTTACTGGTTGCAGAAGTCGAGATCATCGCGGCAACGACACCCATTGAAACCATCCAGTTACACAACATTCCTCTGATGAATATCGTCAACCAACCTTCTAAACCATGCTCTTTATAACCTAGGGTTCTAGCTTCACCGATATGCCCTACCTTTTGCCCAATTGCACCTGGATCAGTGCTGTAGCCATAGGTCAGAATAAAAGACATCATGAAAGCAACGGTCAAGGCACCACCAAGGTTACCTAAAAACACCAGCCCCCAGTTACGCAACAATTGTTGCATATCAGCACCGGGTCTTTTGTCCAATACCGCCAAAGGCACCAGCATAAATACGCCAGTCAAAAGGTCAAACTTCATCAAATACAGCATGATAAAACCGACCGGGAAAAGCAAAGCACCGACCAATGGCGAGCCGGTTTTCATAGCAACGGTAATGGCGAACATCGCGGCCAATGCCAAAATGGCGCCCGCCATAAAGGCACGGATCAATGTATCTTTTGTCGACATGAAAATTTTTGACTCTCCCGAATCAACCATTTTCGTTACAAACTCATTTGGTTCTAAATAAGACATAGCAAGCTCCTCAGTAAACTATGTAATCATGAAATACACCTCAGCCTTGGGGATTGGCTTCCTTACCTCACCCCTGACTTGGCTTAATCATTAGCTCTAAAATTGGAAGTCATCAAAAAATTCCAAAAAAAAACGCCCACAGAATCACCTCGAAAAAACTCGAGGTATTCTGTGAGCGTCTACACTCAAAACTAATTTAAAAGTATTAAGAAACTATTAAGCCAACGAATATTTACATTGATATTTCATTAACTTAGCACTTCCTCCAACCCCAGCCTGGCAGATTTTTGCGCTGTAGCAGAGCAACTTCCCTTTAATTCTGCACCAAAATAAAACGATCTTCCCCGATTTCTACACCATCCAATAACCAGGGTTCTGCATGCACGCCTTCTTCTTTTCTATTCACCGAAGGGAGCTGAACACCTTGCTTTGACAGCACTGAACGATAAACATCCGTCAAATACACTTCCTGTGCCGTCTTTTCAATATCTACGTCTTCTGGAATCTGATGCCAGCGCTTCATCTGAGAAAGTATCCACTCGGCATGTGATTGCCAAGGAAAATTCGCCAGATGCTTAAAGGGCGAAAAGAAATTCGGGATGTTTCGACAAGTGGAACAACTTGGGTTACAGACTTCACCATAAAAAGCATTTTTAATCGATTCTCTCGGTGCACCGACATATTGTGGTGAAGACAAATAATCACTGAGTGTTTCTCTATTTTCAACCTTATCGATCCATTCGCTGGCACGATAAAGTGCCAAAATGAGTTTTTCATGAATTTCTGGGTTTTGTTCCGCCCAATCCTTGCGCACCCCCAGCACTTTGTCCGGTGCGTTGTTCCAAATCTCATACCCGGTGATCAAGGTCACTCCCACTTTGCGCTTCACCGCATGCGTATTCCAAGGTTCACCCACACAATAGGCATCAATCAGATTTTCTTCCAGTGCTTGTACCATGCTTGGCGGTGGTACAACGGTGAGATGCACATCCTTATCGGCATCTATCCCCCCTTCCGCCAGCCAATAACGCAACAAATACTGATGCATGGAAAATGGAAACACGACTGCAAAACGTAACTTGGGCAAGCCTTGTTCTGCTCTGGCATCAATCACCTTCTTCAGTACACAAGCGCTCTTCTCGGGTTTCAAGACCAGTTGAGATTCGTATTCGCTCATTTCTTCATAGAGTGCATTCGACACGCTGATGGCATTACCATTAACCGCAAATGAATAAGCTGTTACCAATGGCCTTTTGATACCGCCAAGCCCTAGTGTAGAAGACATCAACATAGGTGCTAGCATATGCGCCGCTTCATAAGCACCAAATACCAGTTTGTCGCGAATATTGGACCAGGACACTTCACGGTGAAGTTCTACATTCAGCCCTTGCTCTTCAAAAAAACCCTGCTCTTTTGCAACAATCAATGAGGCACAATCGTTAAGGGGTATAAACCCGATATTAACTTTATCCATTCTTCTTCCTCATCATTTTTACTCCAGTACGCTGATAATCGTTTCAGCCACTTCATACAACTTCTGATTACTGTCCATAGAACGCTTACGGATAGCCTCGTACGCTTCCTGTTCACTAACACCCTTTTGTGCCATCAATAAGCGCTTGGCTTTCTCGATCAGTCTATTCTGATCCAGTTCTGACTTGGTCTGTTTCAACTCGTCTTTCAAAGCCTGATATTCTCTGAAACGTGCAATTGCCACACTCATAATCGGCTTTACGCGTTCCATATCCACACCCTTAACAATATAACCGCTCACGCCTGATTTTATGGCTTCCTGAATCACGGTTTCGTTATCTTCGTCTGCAAACATCACTACGGGCAGCGGATTATGCTCATTCAACAAGTACATACTTTCAAGAATATCTCGATCCGGTGATTCTGTATCAATCACAATCATATCCGGCATAATTTGCGCTACCTTCGCCAACAAGTTCGGCCCAGGTTCTACACGTGAAATCACTTCATAGCCATGATCCAACAACGCCTGCGACAAAATAGCAGAACGCCCGGAATCATTATCCACTAGCATGACTTTTATGGTTTCGTACTTGGTCTTAGACATTCCCTTGTCGCCTGTTTAAGTCACTCACATTCATGTTCAACTCGTCTTATTGGTTTACGTTTGGCTTACCAAAAACAAAAAATGCTCATCCCTTTCCTCAATATACAAGGAAACGGTATGAGCATTTCTATACTTATTTCATATTTACCTTTGATAATAGAAACAACCAAACCAACTTCAAATTTATGTTTCAAAAACAATAGATTAAAATAAGAACTGCATTTTTTAACTTTTTTCTATTGCCTTTTATCATCCCATCTTGTCTCATCTTGGTGCAACCTGCCCTTTCCTGCTCAAATGATTTGGCAAACAAATTAACCACCACTTATATAAGCACTTGATTTGTATATGGTTAACCTTCTCTGGTTTAGATATTTCTTATCTGGTGTTTATAGTTTGAGTAAAGACGCTCACAGAAATTCGTTTGATACTAAATTCAAATGAAAACTTTGTGGGCGTTTTTTATTGGCGCAGCAAAAGCAGAAAGGGGTTTCAAACGTTATGGAAACGCTAGAACAAGAAAAAGATTTTGAACATCTCGGCACACTGGTTATAAAAATGGACGCTTCAGGTGCATTACTCGAAATGAACGATGCATTTATAGAAGCCTGCGAATACGATCGCTCTGCACTTTCAGCAAATAACTTCTCCCAACTTATACATCAAGATACGCCCAAACGCTTAATAACAGATATCTGGCAAACACTCAAAGAAGGAAAACCATGGGTTCAGGTCTTAAAAATACAATGCCACAACGACAAATATATTTGGACAGAAGCCAATATCGCGCCAGTATTAGAAAATAACAAAATCGTTGCAGCCCTTGCCGTACTCAAACCTTTATCCGATCAAACTTTTGTCCGCACAACTGAACAAGCCACATCACTTTATAAGAAAATACGCCATGGTCACATTAAAAACGGTGTGCTCCTTACCCCCATGCAAAACCTGTGCTTATTCCATAAACTTCATCCCATTAACCTAATGGTAAGCAGCATTGCCCTGCTCGGTATAGTCGGCACACTGGTGCAACTGAACATCATAAATCTACCAGTCTGGGGTATTCCGGCACTCAATGCATTTCTCTTTATTTATGCTTTAGCGGGTAGAAAATACGCCTTTAATCGTTTGGGGAAAGCCAAAGTCCTTATCGATAAAATGCGTCAAGCCGATTTTAATGGCCAGGTGGATTACTATGGTAACCACTCTTTGAGCAAACTGGTTTCTGCGGTCAAAATGATGCAAGTTCAGCTCGGTGCAACGGTTGAAAACGCCAAGGCGGAGCTTAACCACAGCACACGCATCAAATCTGCTTTAGACAGTGCCTCTGCCAATCTCATGATGATCAACAATAAAGGCAAAGTGCTGTACTACAACAACGAATCCAAGAACTTTTTTCTACGCCATGCAGCAGCATTCAAACAAGCTTACCCAGACTTTAATCTCGAAAACTTAATCGGCCAATCCTTAGCAGGTGTATTCAAAACCGATATGTTTAACAAGCTAAGCAATAGCACGGAAGAAGTCGAAATCGAACAATCTTTTGCCAACCTATTGCTCCACCTTAAAATCAAACCCGTTTTCGATGCACAGCAGCAAATCATTGGCTCCGTCGTGCAATGGGAAGACCTCACCCAACAACGCAAGATAGAAGAAAACCTCAAGTCCACGTTACAAATGGCCTCGTTAGGCCATACCGCTTTAACAATAGATACACAAGATCTATCCGGTTTCTTCTTGGACACATCCAACAATATCAATGCGCTACTGAGTGAACTGAATCAAATTATCGAAAGCATGGTCTTTGTGATGACCAAACTCGCCACGGGTGATTTGCAAGGCCGCATAGAGAAAAGCTTGCAAGGATCTCTTGCTGCGATGAAAGGCTCTACACACGTTTCATTGGATAACCTAAGTGCCATTGTTTATTACATCAAACAATCCGCTGAAATGGTCAGCACAGCCGCAAGCGAATCTGCAAGCACTTCTCTTGATTTGTCCGATAGAACACAAAAAGCAGCCGCAGCACTAGAGCAAATCAACACCACCATGCAAACCGTACACAGTCAGCAAACTGAAAATACGCAAGAACTGATGCAAATCAATCAACTTGCAACCCAGACACTTGAGAAAAACGCTTTTGCCAAATCGGCACTCGAATCGACCGTTACCGCTATTGACGATATGCAATCCACCTCGGAAAGAATAGCCAACATTATCGGCATGATTGACGGCATAGCTTTTCAAACCAACTTGTTAGCATTAAATGCTGCCGTTGAAGCTGCCCGCGCAGGAGAACATGGCCGAGGATTTGCCGTGGTAGCAGGAGAAGTACGCACCCTTGCTCAAAAATCTGCTTCTGCTTCTGCCGAAATCCGTCAACTCATTGAAGAGTCCATTGACAAGGTTCACCAAGGCGTCAACAAAGTTCAAGAAACTAACCAAGCATTTGACGAAGTTAACCAAAGTGTTTCCACCATCGGTAACTCTTTATCAGAAGTGGTTTCATCTATTGAACAACAGCAAACAGCCGTTGCCAGAATCGCCGAATCCATCAACTCTTTGGATGACAATCTACAAAGTAACGCGGCATTGGTAGAAGAAACTTCCGCTGCAGCCGAATCACTAAAAGATCAAGCCGTGCTACTTAGACGAGAAACCGACAAGTTCACCATAGACACACAAAGAGCCAAAGAGCTGATTCAAACCACACCAGATATTTCAGGCATACGCATCTCAGATGTGCGCCAATCCATGCGCATCTGGAAAGCCAATACCCAAGCCTATCTGAACGGTGTCAATGTGCCTATCGACCTGGAACACATCTCCGACCACAAAGCCTCTGCCGTCGGCAAGGCCATGGCACAACTACTGCATTTCCAACCCAGTATCGCCAGTATGGTCGAATATCAGAAAATGGATAAACTACACGTGCATCAACATCAACTGATAGCTGAAATTCTTAAATTGATGGATCACAACAACGATGCCGAAAACCTCAAGCAAAAAGACGCTCTGCTC
Proteins encoded in this window:
- a CDS encoding ABC transporter permease, coding for MNPLKWSFIEPVYKLIIGEDRKGQINAMIRSIGLPLAGILIFLLIWQGASSHIHTSLGQFPGPVQTFQQFEALQDEAKVAAKKEQAFYKRQEVRNEKRLEKNPDAKVRIREYVGPPTFFEQIGRSLITVMSGFILASLIAIPIGIVIGLSSNAYSAMNPLIQIFKPVSPLAWLPLVTMVVSAVYTSDDPMFDKAFLNSMFTVLLCCLWPTIINTAAGVATVTQDLKNVSQVLQLSWWTHVRKIVLPCSIPMMFTGLRISLGIAWMVLIAAEMLAQNPGLGKFVWDEFQNGSSNSLGRIMVAVIVIGIVGFILDRGMLMLQRAVSWDKSVALR
- a CDS encoding ABC transporter substrate-binding protein, with amino-acid sequence MNMTSKMLSRRNFFKKTTLAVAAAMSLSSIAYAPLSYAADKVGPPEKEDLKFGFIKLTDMAPLAIAYEKGYFEDEGLYVSLEAQANWKVLLDRVIDGELDGAHMLAGQPIAATIGYGTKAHIITPISMDLNGNAITVSNKTWAAMKKHVPMKDGKPVHPISASALKPVVKSYKDAGKPFKMGMVFPVSTHNYELRYWLAAGGLNPGLYAPQKGDTSGTIGADVLLSVTPPPQMPATMEAGTIEGYCVGEPWNQQAVFKGIGVPVISDNSIETNNPEKVFGLREDFYEKYPNTTIRIVKAMIRAAYWLDENNNKNRPAAVKILSQPNYVGADYKVIANSMTGTFEYEKGDKRSEPDFNVFFRYNATYPYYSDAIWYMTQMRRWGQIPEYKPDSWYQDMAKKVYRPDIYKKAVESLIADGEMKKSDFDPAVFKTDGYRGVRNDFMDHIPYDAKKPNAYIDSLKIGLKDKQKP
- a CDS encoding bifunctional protein-serine/threonine kinase/phosphatase; this translates as MTKQLNVSIGQYSDKGRKALNQDFYGSLIPEEPLLSSKGIVIALADGISSSQVSQIASETAVKGFLMDYFSTSEAWRVKTSAQSVLLAINSWLFSQTRRSQYRYNKDKGFVCTFSSVVFKSTTAHLFHAGDSRIYRIAATQNTLEQLTEDHRTWLSSEESFLSRALGVNDQLEIDYQTHVLDKGDVFILTTDGVYEFLSDERMVELIGQHEVDLDIAAKKIVDEAYQKGSDDNLTVQIVRVDNLPDYDESEAYQQMTALPFPPQLEARMQFDGYEILRDIHNSSRSHVFLARDLESKQQVILKVPSIDLRDDAAYLERFLLEEWIARRIEHANVLKPIVQTRKRNYLYITTEYIEGQTLAQWMLDNPKPDVETVRKIVEQIAKGLRAFHRLEMLHQDIRPNNIMIDRQGTVKIIDFGSTRVAGLAEITSPLNQPDLLGTAQYTAPEYFLGDVGSTRSDQFSLAVITYQLLSGRLPYGIQVAKARTKADQRKLRYRSVVEEDRDSPIWIDEALRKALQPEPQKRYREISEFIYDLRHPNQAYLNKTQAPLIDRNPVLFWKSISLILLLLVLFLLAK
- a CDS encoding formate/nitrite transporter family protein, coding for MSYLEPNEFVTKMVDSGESKIFMSTKDTLIRAFMAGAILALAAMFAITVAMKTGSPLVGALLFPVGFIMLYLMKFDLLTGVFMLVPLAVLDKRPGADMQQLLRNWGLVFLGNLGGALTVAFMMSFILTYGYSTDPGAIGQKVGHIGEARTLGYKEHGLEGWLTIFIRGMLCNWMVSMGVVAAMISTSATSKIIAMWMPIMLFFFMGFEHSIVNMFLFPFSMIMGGGFTVTDYLLWNELPTALGNLVGGFLFVALPLYYTHVKTSPERNLG
- a CDS encoding CmpA/NrtA family ABC transporter substrate-binding protein, whose amino-acid sequence is MDKVNIGFIPLNDCASLIVAKEQGFFEEQGLNVELHREVSWSNIRDKLVFGAYEAAHMLAPMLMSSTLGLGGIKRPLVTAYSFAVNGNAISVSNALYEEMSEYESQLVLKPEKSACVLKKVIDARAEQGLPKLRFAVVFPFSMHQYLLRYWLAEGGIDADKDVHLTVVPPPSMVQALEENLIDAYCVGEPWNTHAVKRKVGVTLITGYEIWNNAPDKVLGVRKDWAEQNPEIHEKLILALYRASEWIDKVENRETLSDYLSSPQYVGAPRESIKNAFYGEVCNPSCSTCRNIPNFFSPFKHLANFPWQSHAEWILSQMKRWHQIPEDVDIEKTAQEVYLTDVYRSVLSKQGVQLPSVNRKEEGVHAEPWLLDGVEIGEDRFILVQN
- a CDS encoding ANTAR domain-containing response regulator, with protein sequence MSKTKYETIKVMLVDNDSGRSAILSQALLDHGYEVISRVEPGPNLLAKVAQIMPDMIVIDTESPDRDILESMYLLNEHNPLPVVMFADEDNETVIQEAIKSGVSGYIVKGVDMERVKPIMSVAIARFREYQALKDELKQTKSELDQNRLIEKAKRLLMAQKGVSEQEAYEAIRKRSMDSNQKLYEVAETIISVLE
- a CDS encoding methyl-accepting chemotaxis protein, coding for MAQQKQKGVSNVMETLEQEKDFEHLGTLVIKMDASGALLEMNDAFIEACEYDRSALSANNFSQLIHQDTPKRLITDIWQTLKEGKPWVQVLKIQCHNDKYIWTEANIAPVLENNKIVAALAVLKPLSDQTFVRTTEQATSLYKKIRHGHIKNGVLLTPMQNLCLFHKLHPINLMVSSIALLGIVGTLVQLNIINLPVWGIPALNAFLFIYALAGRKYAFNRLGKAKVLIDKMRQADFNGQVDYYGNHSLSKLVSAVKMMQVQLGATVENAKAELNHSTRIKSALDSASANLMMINNKGKVLYYNNESKNFFLRHAAAFKQAYPDFNLENLIGQSLAGVFKTDMFNKLSNSTEEVEIEQSFANLLLHLKIKPVFDAQQQIIGSVVQWEDLTQQRKIEENLKSTLQMASLGHTALTIDTQDLSGFFLDTSNNINALLSELNQIIESMVFVMTKLATGDLQGRIEKSLQGSLAAMKGSTHVSLDNLSAIVYYIKQSAEMVSTAASESASTSLDLSDRTQKAAAALEQINTTMQTVHSQQTENTQELMQINQLATQTLEKNAFAKSALESTVTAIDDMQSTSERIANIIGMIDGIAFQTNLLALNAAVEAARAGEHGRGFAVVAGEVRTLAQKSASASAEIRQLIEESIDKVHQGVNKVQETNQAFDEVNQSVSTIGNSLSEVVSSIEQQQTAVARIAESINSLDDNLQSNAALVEETSAAAESLKDQAVLLRRETDKFTIDTQRAKELIQTTPDISGIRISDVRQSMRIWKANTQAYLNGVNVPIDLEHISDHKASAVGKAMAQLLHFQPSIASMVEYQKMDKLHVHQHQLIAEILKLMDHNNDAENLKQKDALLDEFVDTSDALDAALKELDLGIAHNADAIPVPAQLSA